A genomic stretch from Strongyloides ratti genome assembly S_ratti_ED321, chromosome : 1 includes:
- a CDS encoding Tetratricopeptide-like helical domain-containing protein, which translates to MVLDFLTRLQDFTEVLMSDPHILMDRRLKFFRDFLVAMGADETFLLTTTGEQEELDRSELFDALEACSYGNFFLRQGKYTDAIDAFTNASQLASNVRYFDEAKLSAYQQMTSEYVPSSVEDISNKKWK; encoded by the exons TTACCAGACTTCAAGACTTTACAGAAGTTCTTATGTCTGATCCCCATATTTTGATGGATAGgagattaaaattttttagagaTTTTCTTGTTGCTATGGGGGCTGATGAGACGTTTCTTTTAACTACAACAGGAGAACAGGAAGAATTAGATAGAAGTGAACTTTTTGATGCACTTGAAGCTTGTAGTTatggtaatttttttctccgacaag gAAAATATACAGATGCAATAGATGCATTTACTAATGCTTCACAATTAGCAAGTAATGTTAGATATTTTGATGAGGCAAAACTAAGTGCCTATCAACAAATGACTTCAGAGTACGTTCCATCATCAGTTGAGGACATCAGTaat aaaaaatggaaataa
- a CDS encoding Protein RER1, whose protein sequence is MQFEDDIRDQPSFFEKLTHSLGMKYQYYLDRATPHHFPRWIVAFLLLFIFVYRILTVQGFYIVCYALFIHYLAMFLAFLTPQIDPALDLDDEDDGPALPNKNSDEFRPFMRRLPEFKFWISFMRATMIAIGCTFFEFFDIPVFWPILVAYFIMLTVLTMKRQIMHMIKYKYIPFNFGKPRHTAEGGNILQ, encoded by the exons atgcaATTTGAAGATGATATTCGAGATCAACCAAgtttttttgaaaaactAACTCATAGCTTGGGGATG aAGTATCAGTATTATTTAGATCGGGCTACGCCACATCATTTCCCAAGATGGATAGTTGcctttttgttattatttatctttgTATATAGGATTCTCACGGTTCAAGGATTTTACATAGTTTGTTATGCTTTGTTTATCCATTATTTAGCTATGTTTTTGGCCTTTCTTACACCACAAATTGATCCCGCACTTGATCTTGATGACGAAG atgaTGGACCAGCTTtaccaaataaaaatagtgaTGAATTTCGTCCATTTATGCGTCGATTACCtgaatttaaattttggATATCTTTTATGAGAGCAACAATGATTGCAATAGGATGTACATTTTTTGAATTCTTTGACATTCCCGTTTTTTGGCCAATTCTCGTAgcatattttattatgttgACTGTATTAACTATGAAAAGACAAATTATGCATATGATcaagtataaatatataccaTTTAATTTTGGAAAACCAAGACATACTGCAGAAGGTGGTAATATTCTTCAATAG